In Desulfosediminicola ganghwensis, a single window of DNA contains:
- a CDS encoding sigma-54-dependent transcriptional regulator: MSKTILIIDDELSIQQTLSGILEDEGFSARAVSSAEEGLALLDEERIDLILLDIWLGDSMDGMTALPIIKERFNLPVIMISGHGTIETAVQATRSGAFDFIEKPLSYDKIILAIRNGLRFAQLEQENLLLRETTARPSQITGKSQAISAIRSQIEMVAPTDAWVLIRGDHGTGKELVAQSIHQLSSSRNRPMIEVNCAAIPEELIESELFGHEKGSFTGAHTSKQGKFDQADGGILFLDEIGDMSMKTQAKILRILQEQKFERVGGNKTIQVHVRVLAATNKNLEEEIENGNFRADLFWRLNVVPINMPKLRDRLEDIPELVQTLMDGIVGKGLNRKIFTEDAYQAMMEHSWPGNVRELRNFVERLAIMCPDETIDGEMIRLFLNPAGSGVMASSGSSIAHLLAPDFKEAKRLFEQEYLKFKLEQNNNNISKTAEQVGLERSHLHKKLKSLDIIN, encoded by the coding sequence ATGAGCAAAACCATTCTCATAATTGACGATGAACTCAGCATTCAGCAGACTCTTTCAGGAATTTTAGAGGATGAAGGATTCTCTGCCCGTGCTGTTTCTTCAGCGGAAGAAGGATTGGCCCTGCTTGATGAGGAGCGAATAGACCTGATCCTTCTCGACATCTGGCTCGGGGACAGTATGGATGGCATGACCGCCCTGCCCATTATCAAAGAGCGTTTCAACCTGCCGGTTATAATGATATCCGGCCACGGCACTATTGAAACTGCTGTACAGGCAACCAGGAGTGGTGCCTTTGATTTCATAGAAAAGCCGCTCTCCTACGACAAGATAATCCTGGCTATCCGAAACGGACTTCGCTTTGCCCAGCTTGAGCAGGAAAACCTGTTACTCAGAGAAACCACTGCCCGGCCCAGCCAGATTACCGGCAAGTCGCAGGCCATAAGCGCCATCCGCAGCCAGATCGAGATGGTAGCGCCAACCGACGCCTGGGTATTGATTCGTGGAGATCACGGTACCGGCAAGGAATTAGTCGCCCAGTCCATTCACCAGCTCTCCAGCTCGCGTAACAGGCCGATGATAGAGGTCAACTGCGCCGCCATCCCCGAAGAGCTGATCGAATCCGAGCTGTTTGGACATGAAAAAGGTTCATTCACCGGCGCGCACACCAGTAAACAGGGCAAATTTGACCAGGCCGACGGGGGCATTCTGTTCCTTGACGAGATCGGCGATATGAGTATGAAAACCCAGGCTAAGATTCTGCGCATCCTCCAGGAACAGAAGTTTGAGCGGGTTGGCGGCAATAAAACCATCCAGGTCCATGTCCGGGTGCTCGCTGCAACCAACAAAAATCTTGAAGAAGAAATTGAGAACGGCAATTTCCGTGCAGACCTCTTTTGGCGCCTTAACGTTGTTCCGATCAATATGCCCAAATTACGCGACCGGCTTGAAGACATCCCTGAACTGGTCCAGACGCTCATGGATGGTATCGTCGGCAAAGGGCTCAATCGAAAGATATTTACCGAAGATGCCTACCAGGCAATGATGGAACACAGCTGGCCCGGGAATGTCCGGGAACTGCGAAATTTTGTGGAAAGACTCGCTATTATGTGCCCGGACGAGACCATTGATGGCGAAATGATCCGCCTTTTCCTCAACCCGGCAGGTAGCGGTGTAATGGCCAGCTCCGGTTCCTCCATTGCCCACCTGCTTGCACCGGATTTTAAAGAGGCGAAGCGACTGTTTGAACAGGAATATCTGAAATTTAAACTGGAACAAAATAACAACAATATTTCTAAAACGGCGGAACAGGTTGGCCTTGAACGCAGTCATCTGCATAAAAAACTGAAAAGTCTCGACATCATCAATTAG
- the hemB gene encoding porphobilinogen synthase: protein MVFPEYRPRRMRRNDSLRSMVRETHLHAAQLVHPLFVIPGKNKKEDVASMPGVSRLTVDLLAAEARECLSLGIKSVMLFGLPEKKDPVGTGAHIKDGIIQRAIKELKKKVPEIMVITDVCLCEYTDHGHCGCLINKEVDNDATLEILCKVALSHAQAGADMLAPSDMMDGRVAEIRASLDENNFENVSIMCHTVKYASAFYGPFREAADCAPSFGDRRSYQMDPANVREAMREATLDVDEGADILMVKPAVAYLDVISKLRDEFDLPIAAYHVSGEYAMVKAAAANGWIDGEKVMAETLLSIRRAGADIIVTYFAKEMAKLLKS from the coding sequence ATGGTTTTTCCAGAATATAGACCACGCAGAATGCGCAGAAACGATTCACTACGCTCAATGGTGCGGGAAACTCACCTGCATGCCGCCCAGCTTGTCCACCCGCTTTTCGTCATTCCGGGAAAAAATAAAAAAGAAGATGTCGCATCAATGCCTGGTGTCTCCCGGCTTACCGTTGACCTGCTTGCAGCCGAGGCCAGAGAATGTCTTTCGCTCGGCATTAAGTCCGTCATGCTTTTCGGCCTGCCTGAGAAAAAAGATCCCGTGGGAACCGGCGCTCATATCAAGGATGGAATTATCCAGCGGGCGATCAAAGAACTGAAAAAGAAAGTACCTGAGATTATGGTCATCACCGATGTCTGCCTTTGCGAATACACTGATCATGGCCACTGTGGTTGCCTGATCAATAAAGAGGTGGATAACGATGCAACGCTTGAAATTTTATGCAAGGTCGCTCTCTCCCACGCCCAGGCAGGCGCTGACATGCTCGCACCATCAGACATGATGGACGGCCGTGTAGCCGAAATTCGCGCCAGCCTTGATGAAAACAATTTCGAGAACGTATCGATCATGTGCCACACGGTAAAGTATGCTTCCGCATTTTACGGTCCGTTTCGTGAAGCCGCTGACTGTGCCCCGTCTTTTGGCGATCGGCGCAGCTACCAGATGGACCCGGCAAACGTACGTGAAGCCATGCGTGAGGCGACCCTTGACGTGGATGAAGGGGCAGATATCCTGATGGTCAAACCTGCAGTCGCCTACCTTGATGTCATCTCTAAACTGCGTGATGAATTTGATCTGCCCATTGCCGCCTACCACGTTAGCGGCGAATATGCCATGGTCAAAGCTGCCGCTGCAAACGGCTGGATTGACGGTGAAAAGGTAATGGCGGAGACCCTGCTTTCTATCCGACGTGCAGGAGCGGATATCATTGTCACCTATTTCGCCAAAGAAATGGCAAAACTGCTCAAAAGCTGA
- a CDS encoding VanZ family protein — MLSAFRVIPMVLMMGIIFFLSSKTGDSFKVPSFPGIDKIAHASIYGVLAVTVIFAQSKKSRERKPLQVILITVIACLLYGISDEFHQSMVPGRFPSGLDIAADVCGATVVCVGWIWWRNRGQKLKARGQSADSA; from the coding sequence ATGTTATCTGCATTTCGCGTGATCCCCATGGTTTTGATGATGGGGATCATCTTCTTCCTCTCCAGTAAAACCGGAGATTCCTTCAAGGTTCCTTCCTTCCCCGGTATTGATAAAATAGCCCACGCGTCCATTTATGGTGTTTTGGCTGTTACTGTGATTTTTGCCCAGAGTAAAAAGAGCCGCGAGCGGAAACCGCTTCAGGTGATACTGATCACAGTCATTGCCTGTCTTCTCTACGGTATTTCCGATGAATTTCACCAATCAATGGTGCCGGGCAGATTTCCCAGCGGCCTTGATATTGCAGCAGATGTCTGCGGGGCAACGGTAGTTTGTGTGGGATGGATCTGGTGGCGCAATCGCGGCCAGAAACTCAAAGCCAGGGGGCAATCAGCGGATTCCGCGTAG
- a CDS encoding SEC-C metal-binding domain-containing protein, with product MTKIGRNEKCPCQSGKKYKHCCARKDEAARPRQLTPAEQIKITLMGGVEAIQELAVTREAAVKEIGVFFFYSTEKGDAWLLEMTDCDCVQLAKDGERLAAPIDENPETIEVNWSHTFKFVDKKLQLTAYADRSVMVLEDAPAQQANAMLRRIRKKFSPEQLRQVHADPSEHAADTADTSAA from the coding sequence ATGACGAAAATTGGCAGGAATGAGAAATGTCCGTGTCAGAGCGGTAAAAAGTATAAGCATTGTTGTGCACGAAAGGATGAGGCAGCGCGTCCGAGACAACTGACCCCCGCGGAACAGATCAAGATAACCCTGATGGGTGGTGTTGAGGCGATTCAGGAATTAGCTGTCACGCGTGAGGCGGCGGTGAAGGAGATTGGTGTCTTTTTCTTTTACTCAACGGAAAAAGGTGACGCCTGGTTGCTGGAGATGACCGATTGCGATTGCGTGCAGCTGGCAAAAGACGGTGAGCGACTCGCAGCACCAATTGATGAAAACCCTGAAACAATTGAAGTCAACTGGAGCCACACTTTTAAGTTTGTGGACAAGAAGTTGCAACTTACAGCCTATGCAGACCGCAGTGTCATGGTTCTTGAAGATGCTCCAGCACAACAGGCGAACGCGATGCTGCGCAGGATCAGAAAGAAGTTCAGCCCCGAGCAGCTTCGCCAGGTCCATGCTGATCCGTCAGAGCATGCTGCCGATACTGCCGATACAAGTGCTGCCTAG
- a CDS encoding adenosylcobalamin-dependent ribonucleoside-diphosphate reductase, protein MAPDLTKQELTSTAETVLARRYYLKDGEGKPVETWESLCRRVAQAVAEVDKGSPAYEEMKEGFFHMIYHMDFLPNSPCLMNAGTDIGQLSACFVLPVEDSMDGIFTAIRNGALVHKTGGGTGYSFSRLRSKNASVRSTQGVASGPLSFAAVFDAATETIKQGGKRRGANMGVLRVDHPDIMDFISAKEDQNRFNNFNFSVAITDVFMKAVEEGTDYELIEPSTKQVVRSLDARGVFEKIIDLAWHNGEPGVLFIDTANKANMTPQLGEFEATNPCGEQWLLPYESCNLGSINLANFVVNGAIDYDRLRTIVASATVFLDNVIDCNRFPIPEIEEMTLKTRKIGMGIMGLHDMLIQLQIPYASEEGRKVSGEVMSFIREAAAAQSEKLAETKGAFPAYDSKFNDYAPRRNAALTSIQPTGTVSMIADCASGCEPYFSIVMIKHVMDGDRLMMVNKLFEKIAREEGFYSEELMSKVADSGTVIGHEEIPARWQEIFRTAQDIGPEDHIGMQGVLQQNGVDSSISKTINLPNSASRDEVKLSYITGYQLGCKGLTVYRDGSRDSQVLNTKEASQRDDSVIVGESGLVKNNLPDTLDAKRYRVKDQDQKSVYIIVCFDENEKPMEVFAKFPFDNRVDLKDKSTMWTTTCRLVSLALRFNVPMDEIIKQLDRSSGHMLDLPAQLGKLLKSFLAGTQRGFSSTCPECSGTLVFEEGCETCHDCGYSKCA, encoded by the coding sequence ATGGCACCTGATTTGACCAAGCAGGAATTGACGAGTACCGCAGAAACTGTCCTGGCCCGGCGGTATTATCTCAAAGATGGCGAGGGGAAGCCTGTTGAAACCTGGGAATCTTTATGCCGCAGGGTTGCACAGGCTGTCGCGGAGGTGGATAAGGGGAGTCCTGCTTACGAAGAGATGAAAGAAGGCTTCTTCCATATGATATATCACATGGATTTTCTTCCTAATTCTCCTTGTCTGATGAATGCCGGAACTGATATCGGGCAACTTTCCGCCTGTTTCGTTCTCCCCGTGGAAGATTCCATGGATGGCATTTTCACAGCTATCCGCAATGGTGCTCTGGTCCATAAGACCGGTGGTGGAACCGGTTACTCCTTTTCGAGGCTGCGCTCGAAGAATGCTTCTGTACGATCAACCCAGGGGGTGGCTTCCGGTCCTCTCTCGTTTGCGGCGGTTTTTGATGCTGCGACCGAAACCATTAAGCAGGGTGGTAAGCGCCGCGGAGCGAACATGGGTGTGCTCCGGGTCGATCATCCTGATATTATGGATTTTATCTCTGCTAAAGAGGATCAGAATCGTTTCAACAACTTCAACTTCAGTGTCGCCATTACCGATGTCTTCATGAAGGCGGTGGAAGAGGGCACAGATTATGAGTTGATCGAGCCTTCAACCAAGCAGGTTGTTCGCAGCCTGGATGCCCGGGGAGTCTTTGAAAAGATAATTGATCTTGCCTGGCATAATGGTGAACCCGGCGTTCTCTTTATTGATACCGCGAATAAGGCCAACATGACTCCGCAACTGGGCGAGTTCGAAGCAACGAACCCGTGTGGGGAGCAATGGCTGTTACCATATGAGAGTTGTAACCTCGGTTCGATTAATCTGGCGAACTTTGTGGTCAACGGCGCTATTGATTATGACCGCCTGAGAACCATTGTCGCGAGTGCGACGGTATTTTTGGATAACGTGATCGACTGTAACCGTTTTCCGATTCCCGAAATCGAAGAAATGACCCTGAAGACGCGCAAAATCGGCATGGGAATTATGGGACTCCACGACATGCTGATTCAGTTGCAGATTCCCTATGCGAGCGAAGAAGGCCGCAAGGTTTCAGGTGAGGTGATGAGCTTCATTCGTGAGGCTGCAGCAGCTCAATCCGAGAAACTTGCCGAAACCAAGGGAGCATTTCCTGCTTATGACTCTAAATTTAATGATTATGCGCCAAGAAGGAATGCTGCACTGACTTCTATTCAGCCCACAGGCACAGTCTCAATGATCGCAGATTGCGCTTCCGGCTGTGAGCCCTATTTCTCCATCGTCATGATCAAGCATGTCATGGACGGTGATCGTTTAATGATGGTCAACAAACTCTTTGAGAAAATAGCCAGGGAGGAGGGCTTTTATTCTGAAGAGTTGATGAGCAAAGTCGCTGATTCCGGGACTGTTATTGGCCATGAGGAGATTCCTGCAAGGTGGCAGGAAATTTTTCGCACTGCCCAGGATATTGGTCCGGAGGATCATATCGGCATGCAGGGTGTTCTCCAGCAAAACGGAGTGGACAGTTCAATCTCCAAGACAATCAACCTGCCAAACAGCGCGAGTCGCGATGAGGTAAAGCTCTCGTATATCACCGGCTATCAGCTGGGATGCAAAGGATTGACCGTTTATCGTGACGGTTCCCGTGATTCCCAGGTACTGAACACCAAGGAAGCGTCTCAGCGGGATGATAGCGTTATAGTGGGCGAGAGCGGTCTGGTGAAAAATAACCTCCCGGATACCCTTGATGCCAAGCGCTACCGTGTGAAAGATCAGGATCAGAAATCGGTCTATATAATTGTCTGTTTTGATGAGAATGAAAAGCCGATGGAGGTTTTCGCCAAATTCCCATTTGACAACCGGGTTGATCTCAAGGACAAATCGACAATGTGGACCACCACGTGCCGCCTGGTTTCGCTCGCCCTTCGCTTCAATGTACCGATGGACGAGATTATCAAGCAACTGGACCGCTCAAGTGGACATATGCTTGACCTTCCCGCTCAATTGGGTAAGCTGCTGAAATCTTTCCTCGCAGGTACCCAGCGCGGTTTTTCCAGTACCTGTCCCGAGTGCTCAGGAACGCTGGTTTTTGAGGAAGGTTGTGAAACATGCCACGATTGCGGATACAGTAAGTGTGCGTAA